A region from the Haloarcula limicola genome encodes:
- a CDS encoding mechanosensitive ion channel domain-containing protein, translating into MQASVVVSALEQLLGGIRETLPNVLAGIVFLTIAAVGIKLVMLVVRAVLRRALPGEAPVYRQFIASLVLVFLWFGVGLSFLSIVGLTLVAASLGTATGFLALGVSYALSDMIADAVSGVYLLRDPDFNPGDTVTVKDTTGEVLAIELRKTRFDVDGNVVVRANADIEQQWTKVRADD; encoded by the coding sequence TGGCATCCGCGAGACGCTTCCGAACGTCCTCGCGGGGATCGTCTTCCTGACCATCGCGGCGGTCGGTATCAAACTCGTCATGCTCGTCGTCAGGGCGGTTCTCCGGCGGGCACTACCCGGCGAAGCGCCGGTGTATCGCCAGTTCATCGCCAGCCTCGTCCTGGTGTTCCTCTGGTTCGGCGTCGGCCTCTCCTTTCTTTCCATCGTCGGTCTCACACTCGTCGCGGCGTCGCTCGGAACGGCCACGGGATTTCTGGCGCTGGGGGTCTCCTACGCCCTTTCAGACATGATCGCCGACGCCGTCTCCGGCGTCTACCTCCTGCGCGACCCGGATTTCAACCCCGGTGACACGGTCACGGTGAAGGACACTACCGGCGAGGTGCTCGCCATCGAACTGCGCAAGACGCGCTTCGACGTGGACGGAAACGTCGTCGTCAGAGCCAACGCCGACATCGAGCAACAGTGGACGAAAGTGCGCGCCGACGACTAA
- a CDS encoding metal-dependent hydrolase → MFIGHALLAFALVALGARRLDARPERALQLGAVAGLFAAVPDVDVVYAPVGLLVQSVGTLSPDVFWETANVVHRGPTHSLVMGALLALAVALWVTETRRWRALSLALVGSLVAVATSVSGIVGGAVVLVFAVAGLGVGAFAAHRLEIAPRPLSAVAAAGLFSHPFGDLFTGGPPPFLYPFDVTLVAERVLLHPDPTGHLLAAFAVELGTVWLAVWTYARLSGYRLPALVHPRAAVGAGYAAAALLLPAPTLEQSAHFVFSVLAIGVVGAPVRPFRHGVDWLETVVTGLAAVTVAAVAYALAYGVL, encoded by the coding sequence ATGTTTATCGGCCATGCCCTCCTCGCGTTCGCGCTCGTGGCGCTCGGGGCCAGACGGCTGGACGCGCGCCCCGAGCGCGCGCTCCAGCTGGGCGCGGTGGCCGGCCTCTTCGCCGCCGTGCCGGACGTAGACGTGGTGTACGCGCCCGTCGGACTGCTCGTCCAGTCGGTGGGGACGCTCAGCCCCGACGTGTTCTGGGAGACGGCCAACGTCGTCCACCGAGGGCCGACCCACTCGCTGGTGATGGGCGCGCTCCTCGCGCTGGCCGTCGCGCTCTGGGTCACGGAGACGCGGCGGTGGCGTGCGCTCTCGCTCGCGCTCGTCGGCTCGCTCGTCGCGGTCGCGACGAGCGTCAGCGGCATCGTCGGCGGTGCCGTCGTCCTCGTCTTCGCCGTCGCCGGGCTCGGCGTCGGTGCGTTCGCCGCCCACCGCTTGGAGATCGCCCCCCGGCCGCTGTCCGCCGTCGCGGCCGCGGGGCTGTTCTCCCACCCGTTCGGCGACCTCTTCACCGGCGGTCCGCCGCCCTTCCTCTACCCGTTCGACGTGACGCTGGTCGCCGAGCGCGTCCTGCTCCACCCCGACCCGACCGGGCACCTGTTGGCGGCCTTCGCCGTCGAACTGGGGACCGTCTGGCTGGCCGTCTGGACCTACGCGCGCCTCTCGGGCTACCGGTTGCCCGCGCTGGTCCATCCGCGCGCCGCAGTGGGTGCCGGCTACGCCGCCGCGGCGCTCTTGCTTCCGGCTCCGACGCTGGAGCAGTCCGCGCACTTCGTCTTCAGCGTCCTCGCCATCGGCGTCGTCGGCGCGCCGGTGCGCCCGTTCAGGCACGGCGTCGACTGGCTCGAGACCGTCGTGACCGGGCTGGCGGCCGTGACCGTCGCGGCGGTGGCCTACGCGCTGGCCTACGGCGTGCTATAG
- a CDS encoding dodecin, with product MVFKKITLIGTSSESFDDAADDAIERAERTLDNLKWVEVDELGVEIANADGREYQAEVTVAFELEE from the coding sequence ATGGTATTCAAGAAAATCACGCTCATCGGGACGAGTTCGGAGAGCTTCGACGACGCCGCAGACGACGCCATCGAACGCGCGGAACGGACGCTGGACAACCTGAAGTGGGTCGAAGTGGACGAACTCGGCGTCGAGATCGCCAACGCCGACGGACGGGAGTACCAGGCGGAAGTGACCGTCGCCTTCGAACTCGAGGAGTAG
- a CDS encoding DNA-methyltransferase, producing the protein MELRYETDDGETFHEAYLGDALDMDEVVADGAVDLVVTSPPYNIGKEYEEVMALEDYLDFTRRWMGLAERTLAADGSFWLNIGFRKESDGRQYVPWEYDIYPIVRDELDISLVQQVVWHYKAGVNCRNRFSPKKETWLYCVADLDDYTFNLDEVRVPAKYPNQKKDGELKVNPNGKNPGDVWDIPKVTSGTDRASPERTDHPAQFPEAVIERIVEASSDPGDVILDPFLGSGTTMKVARDLGRSCIGFERDEEYVDDIVRDRVFTDYEPPVDDDAQMSLDELT; encoded by the coding sequence ATGGAACTGCGATACGAGACCGACGACGGCGAGACGTTCCACGAGGCGTACCTCGGCGACGCCCTCGACATGGACGAAGTGGTCGCCGACGGAGCGGTCGACCTCGTCGTCACCTCCCCGCCGTACAACATCGGCAAGGAGTACGAGGAGGTGATGGCGCTCGAGGACTACCTCGATTTCACGCGTCGGTGGATGGGACTCGCCGAGCGGACACTGGCCGCCGACGGCTCCTTCTGGCTCAACATCGGCTTTCGGAAGGAGTCTGACGGCCGACAGTACGTTCCGTGGGAGTACGACATTTACCCCATCGTCCGCGACGAACTGGACATCTCGCTGGTCCAGCAAGTCGTCTGGCACTACAAGGCGGGCGTGAACTGCCGAAACCGCTTCTCGCCGAAGAAGGAGACGTGGCTCTACTGCGTCGCCGACTTGGACGACTACACCTTCAACCTGGACGAGGTTCGCGTCCCGGCGAAGTACCCGAACCAGAAGAAAGACGGCGAGCTGAAGGTCAATCCGAACGGGAAGAACCCGGGCGACGTCTGGGACATCCCGAAGGTGACTTCGGGCACGGACAGGGCGTCGCCGGAGCGCACCGACCACCCCGCGCAGTTTCCCGAAGCGGTCATCGAGCGCATCGTCGAGGCCAGTTCCGACCCGGGCGACGTGATCCTCGACCCGTTCCTCGGCAGCGGGACGACGATGAAAGTGGCCCGCGACCTCGGGCGGAGCTGCATCGGCTTCGAACGCGACGAGGAGTACGTGGACGACATCGTCCGCGACCGCGTCTTCACCGACTACGAACCGCCCGTAGACGACGACGCGCAGATGAGCCTAGACGAGCTGACGTGA